A part of Bosea sp. (in: a-proteobacteria) genomic DNA contains:
- the galE gene encoding UDP-glucose 4-epimerase GalE, whose protein sequence is MTVLVSGGAGYIGGHMVLNLADRGVPSVVLDNLSTGFRWATPPQVPLVVGDSGDFETALSVIRQHKVRSIIHFAARIVVPESVADPLGYYLANTVKTRALLAAAVAGGVEEFIFSSTAAVYGETSLKPVTEAQTPAPLSPYGASKWMSEMMLRDAAAAHGFRYAVLRYFNVAGADPMGRCGQSTPMATHLIKVAAQAALGKRPYLELFGQDYPTPDGTCVRDYIHVSDLAAAHAVALDHLQAGGESLVVNAGYGRGYSVREVIDTVRSVSGVDFEVRQGPRRAGDPPAIVADAERLRRQLGWKPALDHLPTIVTHALDWERELMRRGVA, encoded by the coding sequence ATGACTGTCCTCGTTTCAGGCGGCGCCGGCTATATCGGCGGGCATATGGTGCTCAATCTGGCCGATCGCGGTGTCCCCTCCGTCGTGCTGGACAATCTTTCCACCGGATTCCGATGGGCGACGCCGCCGCAGGTGCCGCTCGTTGTGGGCGATTCCGGGGATTTCGAAACCGCGCTCAGTGTTATCCGCCAGCACAAGGTGCGTTCGATCATCCATTTCGCCGCCCGGATCGTGGTGCCTGAATCGGTCGCCGATCCGCTCGGCTACTATCTCGCCAACACCGTGAAGACACGCGCCCTTCTGGCTGCCGCCGTGGCGGGCGGCGTCGAGGAGTTCATCTTCTCATCCACGGCGGCGGTCTATGGCGAAACCTCGCTCAAGCCCGTGACGGAGGCGCAGACGCCGGCGCCCCTCTCGCCGTACGGCGCCTCCAAGTGGATGAGCGAGATGATGCTGCGGGACGCAGCTGCCGCGCACGGCTTCCGCTACGCCGTGCTGCGCTACTTCAACGTGGCCGGGGCCGACCCCATGGGCCGATGCGGCCAGTCCACGCCCATGGCCACGCATCTCATCAAGGTCGCGGCGCAGGCCGCGCTCGGCAAGCGGCCCTATCTTGAACTGTTCGGTCAGGATTATCCCACGCCCGACGGCACCTGTGTGCGCGACTACATCCACGTCTCGGACCTCGCCGCCGCGCACGCGGTCGCCCTCGACCATCTGCAGGCAGGCGGGGAGAGCCTCGTCGTGAACGCCGGCTATGGCCGCGGCTACTCGGTGCGGGAGGTGATCGACACGGTGCGATCGGTCTCGGGCGTCGATTTCGAGGTTCGGCAGGGGCCCAGGCGGGCCGGCGACCCTCCGGCGATCGTGGCGGATGCAGAGCGCCTCAGACGCCAGCTCGGCTGGAAGCCGGCGCTGGACCACCTTCCGACCATCGTGACGCATGCGCTGGACTGGGAGCGCGAACTGATGCGGCGCGGCGTCGCCTGA
- a CDS encoding phosphomannomutase yields the protein MAAKFGTSGLRGLIEELVEGAAARHARGFARHLIARGASRAGDTVYIGRDFRDSSPVIASQCMAALAAEGLVPVDCGALPTPALAFHAMSRKAASLMVTGSHIPADRNGVKFYRPDGEIDKTDEIAIGEGAAGSWAGWGSSANLPQPDGALEQAATDAFVTRYRGVIADGALAGCRIGIYEHSTVARDVLARVLESTGATLVRLGRSESFIPVDTEAVTDEVRALIAGWTQEHRLDALVTADGDGDRPLLADEAGQCVRGDVVGLIAARELDASVIVTPITSSSGIEGLAPGSVMRTRVGSPYVIAAMDEAARAGKTRILGFEANGGLLTQTAFIVGRAELSPLPTRDCMLPLLAALAATLAQGVPISQGVAQLGLPAAQSGLIRPFPTETAQALIGRLVADDNERREFFRPFGEAARVDLTDGLRVIMAGGAIIHLRPSGNAPEMRCYVEAANAPDAALLADRGMARVREWASRSG from the coding sequence ATGGCGGCGAAATTCGGAACGAGCGGGCTCAGGGGCCTGATCGAGGAGCTGGTCGAGGGCGCCGCCGCCCGTCATGCCCGGGGCTTCGCCCGGCACCTGATCGCGAGGGGCGCCAGCCGGGCCGGGGACACGGTCTACATCGGCCGCGATTTTCGTGATTCGAGCCCGGTCATCGCATCCCAGTGCATGGCGGCGCTTGCAGCCGAGGGGCTCGTTCCGGTCGATTGCGGCGCGCTGCCCACGCCGGCGCTGGCCTTCCACGCCATGAGCCGGAAGGCCGCGAGCCTGATGGTGACGGGCTCGCACATCCCGGCAGATCGCAACGGGGTGAAGTTCTACCGGCCCGATGGCGAAATCGACAAGACCGATGAGATCGCGATCGGCGAGGGTGCGGCAGGGAGTTGGGCAGGCTGGGGCAGTTCCGCGAACCTGCCCCAGCCTGACGGCGCCCTGGAGCAAGCGGCGACCGATGCCTTTGTCACGCGCTATCGCGGAGTGATCGCCGATGGGGCGCTGGCAGGCTGCCGGATCGGCATCTATGAGCACAGCACCGTGGCGCGCGATGTCCTTGCCCGCGTGCTTGAGTCCACCGGCGCGACGCTGGTCCGGCTCGGACGCTCCGAAAGCTTCATTCCTGTCGATACAGAAGCCGTGACGGACGAGGTGCGCGCGCTCATCGCCGGCTGGACGCAGGAGCATCGGCTCGATGCGCTGGTCACGGCGGATGGCGACGGCGACAGACCGCTTCTCGCCGACGAGGCTGGCCAGTGCGTGCGGGGCGATGTCGTGGGGCTGATTGCTGCGCGCGAGCTTGACGCCAGCGTCATCGTGACGCCGATCACATCGAGCTCGGGCATCGAGGGCCTCGCGCCAGGGTCGGTGATGCGAACGCGCGTCGGCTCGCCTTACGTGATCGCGGCGATGGATGAGGCGGCTCGTGCGGGCAAGACCCGCATCCTTGGCTTCGAGGCGAATGGCGGGCTCCTGACGCAGACGGCTTTCATTGTGGGCCGGGCAGAGCTGTCGCCGCTGCCGACCCGCGACTGCATGCTGCCATTGCTCGCCGCCCTTGCGGCGACTCTCGCGCAAGGTGTGCCGATCAGCCAAGGCGTGGCGCAGCTTGGACTGCCCGCAGCCCAGAGCGGACTGATCAGGCCGTTTCCCACCGAGACCGCGCAGGCGCTCATCGGGCGGCTTGTGGCTGATGACAACGAACGCAGGGAGTTCTTCCGGCCGTTCGGCGAAGCCGCCCGCGTCGATCTGACGGACGGGCTAAGGGTCATCATGGCCGGCGGAGCCATCATCCACCTCAGACCTTCGGGCAACGCGCCGGAAATGCGCTGCTACGTCGAGGCGGCGAATGCCCCTGACGCGGCGCTGCTGGCCGACCGCGGGATGGCGCGGGTGCGAGAATGGGCTTCCCGCAGTGGCTGA
- a CDS encoding ABC transporter ATP-binding protein translates to MNAVTPLSTQAQAAEVRLEKITKRYGKVTAVKPLDLVIPAGSLVTLLGPSGCGKTTLLRMIAGLERSTEGKLSIGGKDVTHLSAGERNVSMVFQSYALFPHMNVLDNVAYGLVSGGMKRGEAHAKAQEALATVGLKGFGQRLPSEMSGGQQQRVAVARALVLKPDVLLFDEPLSNLDARLRRSMREEIRALQKALGVTVVYVTHDQSEALAVSDLIVVMRAAEIAQMGTPRQLYEEPDNVFVATFMGEANHVRGILDATDAAKGLVTLDGLRIALPHRNLPSGDVDVVIRPEAIRFVEPDVQGCLKATIRTATYMGAHAEYNLDTAVGSLFAIAPEAASLRSVGTPVGVMLADRGVFAVKP, encoded by the coding sequence ATGAACGCGGTGACACCCCTTTCCACCCAGGCGCAGGCCGCGGAGGTGCGGCTTGAGAAGATCACCAAGCGCTACGGCAAGGTCACCGCCGTCAAGCCGCTTGATCTCGTCATTCCCGCCGGCAGCCTCGTGACGCTGCTTGGGCCCTCTGGCTGCGGCAAGACCACGCTGCTGCGCATGATCGCGGGGCTGGAGCGTTCCACCGAGGGCAAGCTCTCGATTGGCGGCAAGGATGTGACCCATCTCTCCGCCGGCGAACGCAATGTCTCGATGGTGTTCCAGTCCTATGCCCTGTTCCCGCACATGAACGTGCTCGACAACGTGGCCTATGGCCTGGTTTCGGGCGGCATGAAGCGCGGCGAAGCCCACGCCAAGGCGCAGGAGGCCCTCGCCACCGTCGGCCTCAAGGGTTTCGGGCAGCGCCTGCCTTCCGAGATGAGCGGCGGCCAGCAGCAGCGCGTCGCGGTGGCGCGGGCGCTCGTCCTCAAGCCGGACGTGCTGCTGTTCGACGAGCCCTTGTCGAACCTCGACGCCCGCCTGCGCCGCTCCATGCGCGAGGAGATCCGCGCGCTGCAGAAGGCGCTTGGCGTCACGGTGGTCTATGTCACGCACGACCAGTCAGAGGCGCTCGCCGTGTCCGATCTGATCGTCGTCATGCGCGCCGCCGAGATCGCCCAGATGGGCACGCCGCGCCAGCTCTACGAGGAGCCGGACAATGTCTTCGTCGCGACATTCATGGGCGAGGCGAACCATGTGAGGGGCATCCTCGACGCAACCGACGCCGCGAAGGGCTTGGTCACGCTCGATGGGCTTCGCATCGCCCTGCCCCACCGCAATCTCCCCTCCGGCGATGTCGATGTGGTGATCAGGCCCGAGGCCATCCGCTTCGTGGAGCCTGATGTGCAGGGCTGCCTCAAGGCCACGATCCGCACCGCGACCTACATGGGCGCTCATGCGGAGTACAATCTCGACACGGCCGTGGGGTCGCTCTTCGCCATTGCGCCGGAAGCGGCGTCCCTCAGGTCCGTCGGCACGCCTGTTGGTGTCATGCTCGCCGATCGCGGCGTGTTCGCCGTCAAGCCCTGA
- a CDS encoding Gfo/Idh/MocA family oxidoreductase yields MIKAKSPVRVAVIGGGAMGRNHARILSHADRAELAAVVDPSEAVRAQAVGHFGCPAFATVDEAIDHGMDAAVVAVPTVNHHETASRLIAAGIHLLVEKPIAATLAEAHDMIRQAEARGVVLTVGHVERFNPAIRTLHETIGDEPIISIAISRVGPFPPRISDVGIVTDLGVHDIDLIRWLGRSEIVQNQSLLTRARGRHEDIAFLQFRLASGALAHINTNWLTPFKERRISVSTATRFIVCDMLLRTVNEYSGFAPDANPGKLSHGSFVSRSLSVPFVEPLRAELDSFIDAMEGKGQVEVTGHDATRSLEIALECLAS; encoded by the coding sequence ATGATCAAGGCGAAGTCGCCCGTGCGCGTGGCCGTGATCGGCGGCGGCGCCATGGGACGCAACCATGCACGCATCCTCAGCCACGCCGACCGCGCGGAGCTTGCGGCCGTGGTCGACCCCTCAGAAGCGGTGCGCGCCCAGGCCGTGGGGCATTTCGGCTGCCCGGCCTTCGCAACGGTGGACGAGGCCATCGACCACGGCATGGATGCGGCGGTGGTCGCGGTCCCGACCGTCAATCACCACGAGACGGCGAGCCGCCTCATTGCAGCCGGCATCCATCTGCTTGTCGAGAAGCCCATCGCGGCGACGCTCGCCGAAGCCCATGACATGATCCGGCAGGCGGAAGCCCGCGGCGTCGTCCTCACAGTCGGGCATGTCGAGCGCTTCAACCCGGCGATCCGCACCCTCCACGAAACCATCGGCGACGAGCCGATCATCTCCATCGCCATCTCCCGCGTTGGCCCATTCCCGCCGCGCATCAGCGATGTCGGCATCGTCACCGACCTTGGCGTGCATGACATCGACCTGATCCGCTGGCTGGGCCGTTCCGAGATCGTGCAGAACCAGTCGCTGCTCACCCGCGCCCGCGGCCGCCATGAGGACATCGCCTTCCTGCAGTTCCGCCTTGCCAGCGGCGCGCTGGCGCACATCAACACCAACTGGCTGACCCCGTTCAAGGAGCGCCGCATCAGCGTCTCCACCGCCACGCGCTTCATCGTTTGCGACATGCTGCTGCGCACGGTGAACGAGTATTCGGGCTTCGCGCCCGACGCCAACCCCGGCAAGCTCAGCCATGGCAGCTTCGTCAGCCGCTCTCTGAGCGTGCCCTTCGTCGAGCCGCTGCGTGCGGAGCTGGACAGCTTCATCGACGCCATGGAGGGCAAGGGCCAGGTCGAAGTGACCGGGCACGACGCCACACGCAGCCTCGAAATCGCGCTCGAGTGCCTGGCGAGCTGA
- a CDS encoding DegT/DnrJ/EryC1/StrS family aminotransferase has product MRHSGAVLTGPPVTSIPSINFIDLNAQRQHIGPAMDEAVLRVVHGGRYILGPEVAQFERELAGFCGARHALACANGTDAIALCLMAMAFRPGDAVICPSFTFAATAEVVAWLGATPVFADIEETTYNLDPRGLASALSTARQLGLKPRALIAVDLFGHPADYDAIEMFCAENDLVLIADSAQGFGARYKGRVAGAIGHFATTSFFPAKPLGCYGDGGAVLTADEEMLSVMRSLHVHGQGTDKYDNARIGVNSRLDTIQAAVLLEKLKVFEDEIARRQIVAGRYATGLGDVAIVPTVADGCVSTWAQYTIRVPAARRAAFIEALKARGVPTAIYYPKPLHQQTAYRRFPVAGNGLPVSERLCHEVVALPMHPYLDEATQGYIIETARSALA; this is encoded by the coding sequence ATGCGCCATTCTGGCGCCGTTCTGACAGGACCGCCCGTGACGTCCATCCCTTCCATCAACTTCATCGATCTCAACGCACAGCGCCAGCATATCGGCCCCGCCATGGATGAGGCTGTCCTGCGGGTCGTGCACGGCGGCCGCTACATCCTTGGCCCCGAGGTAGCGCAGTTCGAGCGCGAGCTTGCCGGTTTCTGCGGCGCGAGGCACGCGCTGGCGTGCGCGAACGGCACGGATGCGATTGCACTGTGCCTCATGGCCATGGCGTTCCGCCCCGGCGATGCGGTGATCTGCCCGAGCTTCACGTTTGCGGCCACAGCCGAGGTCGTGGCATGGCTTGGCGCGACCCCCGTTTTTGCCGACATCGAGGAAACCACCTACAATCTTGACCCGCGCGGGCTGGCCTCCGCCCTGTCGACGGCACGGCAGCTGGGACTCAAGCCGCGCGCCCTCATCGCGGTGGACCTGTTCGGCCACCCTGCGGATTACGACGCAATCGAGATGTTCTGCGCCGAGAACGACCTGGTGCTGATCGCAGATTCCGCACAGGGGTTTGGCGCCCGCTACAAGGGCCGCGTCGCAGGCGCGATTGGCCATTTCGCCACCACGAGCTTCTTTCCGGCCAAGCCGCTGGGCTGCTATGGCGATGGCGGCGCTGTGCTCACCGCGGATGAGGAGATGCTGTCGGTGATGCGCTCGCTCCACGTCCACGGCCAGGGCACGGACAAGTACGACAATGCACGCATCGGCGTGAACTCGCGTCTGGACACGATTCAGGCCGCCGTTCTCCTCGAGAAGCTGAAGGTTTTCGAGGACGAGATCGCGCGCCGGCAGATCGTGGCGGGCCGCTACGCCACCGGCCTTGGCGATGTCGCCATCGTGCCGACGGTGGCTGACGGCTGCGTCTCGACCTGGGCGCAATACACGATCCGCGTGCCGGCCGCCCGCCGTGCCGCTTTCATCGAGGCGTTGAAAGCCAGGGGCGTGCCGACCGCCATCTACTATCCCAAGCCGCTGCATCAACAGACCGCCTATCGCCGCTTCCCGGTGGCGGGAAATGGCCTGCCGGTTTCCGAGCGCCTGTGCCACGAGGTCGTGGCCCTGCCGATGCACCCCTATCTCGACGAGGCCACGCAAGGCTACATCATCGAGACGGCGCGCTCAGCGCTGGCTTGA